The DNA window ATCTCGTCCGCGGACGGAAGATTTCAGCCAGGGCGAAAGCCATGAAGGCCTATGCCTGCCATGCCCTCAAGCTGCGGCGCGGGCAAGCGGTCGAATTTCCGGGAGTTCGCAACCGTCAATAGTCTTGCGACGGCAGCAAGTAGAAGACAGCAGGTTCTAGGTGCAGTCGCGATTCCGCGGGAATCCGTTGCTCATGCAAAGGAGAACACATCATGGAACTCACTCGACGGGATGTTGTTAGGTCCTGGCTGCTCGGGTCAGGTTGCCTCTTTGCCATGCCCAGCTTGGCCGAAGACAATACAGTGGGGAAGCCTGTTGTCTTTGCCGAAAAGATCCATCCGAAGAGCGACATTACCGACCTGCTCGATGATGCGCTTGAGGAGTGTTCGAAAAAACGTCTTGGTGCGGTGGTGCTTCCCGCCGGCGAATATTACGCCAAGTCTATTAAGCTTCGTCACAACACGAAGTTGATTGGAATGGGGGCTAGTTCAACGCGACTTATCGCAAGAAGTCGCAGCGAGGCATCTGCCTTTTTGACCATCGACGAAGGTCCAGTTGTCCGCTCTGGTGCCAAAGGATTGTCGCTGATTGGCGGTACCAACGCAAAACCATTCAATCCCGGTCAATGGGCGTTCCATGCCGAGGCTCGGCCAGAGCCGGGTGCAAAGTTGGCTCATGGCGGTTTATGGCAGTCGCTGTTCGAAGACATTGAAATTCGGGGATTTTCTCAGGGGGTACATTTAGATGGCGGTGGTAGCAGCACCCTTCTACCCAACCAGTTTCTGAGTTTCCGCGAGTTCTTCGTCTTCCTAACCCCAGAGCCGACTGGTCCGAGCATGAAAGTAACCGGACAGTCGGCACAGACTATCTTCCAACAGTGCCAGTTCGATTGCCAAGGCAGTAGGTCACCATATCCAACGGTTGAAATTGGTCCCAGTGAGAGATCTGGACGTGTTGCACCTGCAGTCCTGCGCTTCGAAGTGTGCACCTTTCAGAACGCCCGTTACGGTGCTCTCTTGAAGAACACGCAGAACGTCTCATTTGAAACGTGCTGGTTCGAGCAGCTCGACGGCGGCGTCGAGGTTGGCGAGGGCTGTTCCGCCGTGACGATCGAGGGATGCCGTTTTGCCAATGCGGGAAACATCGATCCGGCCGTTTCATTCGCGCCGGGAACGCAGGGTGCGGTGCGCTCCAATGTCTTTGCCGGCAAGGAAACGCGCGTCTCGCGGCGGTTTGGCGCCAAGGCGGATGTCGTGGACGAAAACAACTCGTTCTTCTGGGGTGCGGGCAAGTGACAGGCGCGCATGTCGCCAGACGTCAGATCCGGCTGCCGATCCGGCCCTATGTCATACCGGTCACTCTGCTGTTCTGCGCGGAGGTGATGTCGGGCGAGACTGTCTTCGTTCTGGCGGTCGCCTACGTCGCGGTCACCAGCGTGCTGCGCCATCGCTTCGTGACGCCGCCCCCCCTGTTCTTTCCGCTGGCCATGATTGCAGGGGTCGGCTTCTTCGTGACCATTTATGACTCGGCCTTTTCGAGAGACGCCGTCAAGGGCTTCTACTACATGATCCGCCCGGTGGTGTTTCTGTATGTCGGGTTCTACCTGAGCAGAACGCAGATGCGGTACCGGACGCTGGTGAACGCCGCGCTGATCGTGGCCGGTGTGCTGAGCCTCTATTATGCTGCTGGTTACGTGCTCAATCCGGAAGTCGCCGACGCCGGGCGCTATGCCCTGCGCGAGGCGCTCGGAACCGGGTACATGGTTGTCCCGATCGCTCTTTTTCTGGTCTTGTCGCATTACAAGATCGAGCGGGACATCGTCCTGATCGGCGCTCTGTCCGCGGTCTACGTCGGAGCCATCCTGCTGTCGGACTCACGCTCCGCGATCATCGTCTTCATGACCCTCATGATCGCCAAATATTTCCCGAAGCCGCTCTTTTCGCTGGGCGCCGTGCTGCTGGCAGTCCTCCTCTACTTCATAACCACGCCCTACATCGACTCGTTCTTCACCACCACGTCCCTGACGACGATGCTGGACAAGCTGCCAAGCGGCGTTGCCGAACTCGTCCCGGTCGAGCGCTATTTCGACAAGGACGTGAACGACGGCTGGCGTGGCTACGAGGTCTACCGCGCATTCACCTTCGTCTGGGAGCACCCGGTGCTCTATCGGATCTTCGGAACCGGATGGCACTCGCAGGTGCCGATCTTGTGGAAGATTCTTCTCGGAGACGAATTGCTCGACGCGATCCCGGTCTTCCACAGCGGGTTTTCGACGCTCCTGGTCCGCGCCGGATATTTCGGCATCTTCATGTTCGTCGTTCAGATCGCGCTGCTGGGCTCGTTCTTTTCCTCCACGAAGGTCGAGAACGATCATGCGCGGGAGATCCAGACATTGGGGCTCGGCATTGCCGGCAGCCTCGTGGTGCTGACCCCGCTCATCGGCGGAATTTACAATCCCGGCTCGACGAGCCAGGTCTTCCTGCTGTTCCTCGGCTACTGCGTCGGCCGGCACCAGCTCGACATCCGGGAGGTTCCGCGGCGGAAGAAAACCTATCGGCTGTTCAAGACCGGGCCGAGGCGGCGGATGCCGCGCGCAGGCTTCGCGGGCCGCCGCGTCGAATATTGAGGCGCGCCGCCGTCTATCGCAGCCCCTTTTGAAGCGCCTCGAAGGTCGCTTCGCCGCGCGCCGCGCTCGCCTCCAGAGAACCGTCCGGGCCGAGCCGCCAGATCGCATCGGCCAGTCGCGCCTCGCGGTGGAGGTGGGTCACGAGCACGACCGTGGCGCCACGGGTTACGTGATCGAGGCCGGCGAGCACCATCGCCGCGCTCTCCTCGTCCAGGCCCTCGGTGGGCTCATCGAGCACGAAGACGTCCGGTTTTGCGACGAGCAGGCGGGCGAGCGCCAGCCGCCGGCGCTCGCCGCCGGATAGTCCGCTGCCACCGTCGCCGAGGCGGCTGGCAAGACCGGCTTCAAGGCGTGCCAGCACCGGCGTGAAGCCCGCCGTCTGACAGGCCTCCATGAGGTCGCCATCCGTTGCGTCAGGTCGCCCGAGACGAAGATTGTCGGCGATCGATCCTGAAAAGAGCCGGGTCTCCTGCGACAGGAGCCCGACGCGAAGCCCGTTCGCGGCAAGGCCCGGGCGGACGAGGCCTGCCCCGCCGATCCGCACCGTCCCCTCCGTCGGATGGAGGAGGCCGGAGGCAAGACCCGCCACCGTCGACTTGCCGCAGCCGCTCGGGCCGATGATGGCAACGCGCCGGCCTTCGGGGATGCTGAGGCTGAGGCCGCCGAGCACCGGCGGGCGGTCCCCGGCGTAGGCAAAGCGGACCGCGTCGAAGTCGAGATCGGCCGTCGTGCCGGGGCAAGGCATCTTCGGTACGCCATCGTCCGCGAGACGGTCATCGTCCAGCATCAGCGGCGCGATCCGTCGTCCCGCGACCGCCATGCGGCCGAGATCGAGCGCGGCCGCCCGGATCGGCGCGCCGAGTTCGGCGGCCGTGAAGGCGCCAAGGACGATCAGGCCAAAGAGCGGCCCGTCGATGATCCCCTGCGCGAGAAGAGGCGCGCCGGCAAGGGCCGCCAGAGCGATCGAGACCTGTCCGCCAAGGCCCGCGACAAAGCGGATGCCGGCTTCCTGACGGGCGAGGCGGCGGTCTGTCTCGCTGGCCCGGTCGGCGGCGTCGATCACATGGCTGGTGGCCTGTCCGAGCCGGCCGGCGAGCGCCAGTTCCGTCCGCCCACGGTCGAGGTCGATCAGCCGCACGCGCAGCGCGTCGAGGGCGACGACCCGCCGCCGCGCATCCTTGCGGGCACGAAAGCCGAGAAGCAGCGGCAGCAGAAGGCCGAGGAGGAGCGCTGGCGCCAGGATCGCCAGCATCAGCGTGACCGACAAAAGACCGAGAGCCACCGCCGCCAGAAGGGTGGCGAGGAGCGCTGCCGCCAGCGGCCCGGCGATGCGGATCGTCAGCCCGTCAAGTGCGTCGACGTCGCTCGAAAGACGGTTCAGCATCAGGCCGTGGCGTTGCTTTGCACCGCTCGCCATCAGGCCGCGAAAAATCGAGACGCGAAGCGCGGAGAGCAGCCTCAGCGTCGCGTCGTGGGTCACGAGCCGCTCGCCATAGCGCCCGAAGGGGCGCAGCAGCGCGAAGAGGCGGATGCCGCTGCTCGGCACCAGCGTGTTGAAGGCGATGAGACCCAGCCCGGCAAGTCCGGCCCCGGCGATCAGGTAGCCGGCGCTCGCCATCAGGCCGGCGCCGGCGGCGAGCGTCAGCAGCAGCAGGAGGGCGCCGACGATCAGCCGCTTTGCCTGCTGGCGGAGAGAGAAGCGAAGGATGGCAAGGAGCGCCGTCATGCCGGTGTCTCCTGGCCGAGGACCAGGGCGGCATCATTGTTCTCGACCGGGCGCAGTCCGACAACGCCAGCTTCGATCCGGACGATCCGGTCCATCTGCCGGGCGAGTGCCTCGTCGTGGGTCGCGACCAGAAGCGTGCGGCCGGCGGCAAGCTCCAGCAGCCCGCGGCGCACCCAGTCGGCGGTTTCGGCATCGAGGCTTGCGGTCGGCTCGTCGGCAAGGATCAGCCGCGGCGAGGAGAGGGCGGCCCGCGCCACGGCGATCCGGCGCATTTCGCCGCCGGAAAGGCCGGCTCCCGTTTCTCCAACCGGCGTTGCCAGTCCACGCGGAAGGCGATCCGCGAAGGCACAGGCGGCAAGATCGAGCGCGCGGGCAATCGCCTCGGGGGTAGCGTCGGGTGCGGCGAGCGTGAGATTGGCCTTGAGGCTTGCCGCCAGAACATGGGGGCTCTGCCCGATCCAGGCCGTCTGGCGGCGAAGACGCGCCGCCGTTTCGGGCGACAGCGTCTCGCCGTTGAACGCGATGCTGCCCTCATCGGTCTCGATCAGTCCCGCGAGGGCGGCAAGCAACGTCGATTTGCCGGCACCGCTCGGGCCCATCAGCGCCACATGCTCGCCGGGGCGAAGGTCGAGGCTCACCGGCGCGAGCATCACGCGGCCGGTCTGCGGCGCCACGACCGAGACGGACCGGGCGGTCAGGCCAATGGCCGGACCAACTTCGCGCGCGCGGCCTTCGATGGCTGCATCGGCTGAACCGACGATGCGGGCACCGTCCCTCTCGATGAGGTTCTGGAACCGGTCCATCGCCGCCGTCGCTGCGGCCTTGTCGTGATAGGCGGCGGCAAAGTCCCTCAGCGGCTGGAAGAAGTCCGGCGCGAGCAGGAGAACGAAGAGGCCGGATGTCAGGGTCAATGGGGCAAGCGTTGCGCCGAAGGTGATCCAGCCGAGCAGGCTGAAGCCGACATAGACGGCGACGAGGCCGACGCCGATGGCGCTGAAGAGTTCGAGGACCGCCGACGACAGAAAGGCAAGGCGCAGCACCGACATGGTGCGAAGCCGGATCGACTCGCCCGTTGCGGCAAGGTCGCCTGTCATGCGGTCGCTGGCGCCGAAGAGCCGGATGGTATCGAGCCCGGCCACGCGGTCGAGCAGCGTTCCGGTCATGCTGCCGACTTCCGTCAGTTGCGCTGCGCTGCGCTGCTTTGCCGACGCGCCGATGATGGACATGAAAACGGGGATCAGCGGTCCGGCGACCATCAGCAGCAGCCCGGCAACCCACGAGACGGTGAAGACCGCAACGACGATGACGATGGGCAGCACGCTCATCCTGACCCGGGCCGGCGCATAACGCAGGAGATATGGGTCGAGGCTTTCGATCTCGGAACTGATCAGGTTCGCCAGTTCACCGGACTTGGGGCGCGTCGTGTCCATCGGCGAGAAACGGGCGATGCGTTCGGCCGCCCGCGCCCTCAACCGCTGCTTGGCGGCGGTCGCCGTTTTCGCGGCGGCCAGGTGCGATGCGGCATCGAGCCCGGAACGAAGCACGGCGATCAGCAGGAACGCAGCGACCATCGGAACCAGCGAGGCCGCCGGCTGCATGGCCGTGACGCTGTCGCCGATGACGAACGCAAGCAGGCCGGCCTGCGGCAGCCAGAGAATGCCCGACGCCAGCGTCAGTGCGATGGCTGCGCTCGACGTACCGAGAGTATGAAGCGATGACCCGTCCGGCCTTTTTTTGCGTTCCCCCATGCCGAACACATAGAGCCTTGAGCGGGAATTCCAAAGAGGGCAATTGGCCATGGGGTTCGGGGCCTCGCTCGGGGTGCCGAAGAACGCGGATCTTGAAATTTAGTAATTTCGCATATAAAAAGATACAAGAAGGAAAGGTGCATGCGCATGCGCGATCCGGCGTGGCGCGCAAAGAAAAGAGTTCGAATGAACCCGCGTGACCCATGGCGGAAACGGGTGGGACGATGCGCCTGCCTCAGGGCGCCGCGCGATCATGCCTTTCCGCAAGGACCAATAAGCCCGTCACGACGTGCCGTTTGCTTTCCCCGTGGCGCTTGAGAGACCAACATGCAGAATGATCGGCAGACTGAGCCCCCGGCGATTTTGTGCCCCGTCGTCCCAAGCGATCTCGACCGCCTGCACGACAAGGCCGATGAGGCCTCGCGCCTTCTGGCGGTCCTCGGGCAGTCCAAGCGGCTGATCGTTCTGTGCCGCCTGATCGACGGCGAGATGTCCGTCGGTGCCCTTGCCGAGGCGGTCGGCCTCAGCCAGTCGGCGCTGTCGCAGCACCTTGCCCGCTTGCGCCATCTCGGCATTGTGGCGACCCGGCGCGACGGCCAGACGATCCATTACCGTCTCGTCTCGGAGGACGTGAAGCGGCTGATCGCCGTCCTCCAGGAAATCTACTGTCGTTGAGAAGGACCCATGCCCGTGCATGTCGTTTGCCCCACCTGCAGCACCGTCAACCGCCTGTCCGAGGAACGGCTCCAGTCGGACTGGAAGGCCGCCAAATGCCCGAAATGCGGTGGGCCGCTGTTTCCAGCAAAACCGGTCGACGTCAGTGCACCGGTGCTGAGCCGCCATGTCGAGCGGTCGGATTTGCCCGTCGTCGTCGACTTCTGGGCCGCCTGGTGCGGTCCGTGCAAGATGATGGCGCCGCATTTCGCCGAAGCCGCCGGTCAGCTTGCCTCCAAGGCCCGCTTCCTGAAGGTGAACACGGAAGAGGCGCCCGAACTGTCCGGCTCACTGGGCATCCGCTCGATCCCGACGATGGTTCTCTTCAGGAACGGACGCGAGGTCGCCCGGCAGGCCGGCGCGATGGGGTCGGGTCAGATCGTGCGCTGGGTCATGGACCACGCCGGCTGATCGTGCCGGCAATTCCGCATCGCAAGGCGGGACGTCAGCGACGCTGCCGGCCGAGCCAGCGCGGCGTGCGGTCCTTGTAGGCCGTCCAGTCGGCACCGAAGCGCTCGGCGAGATGCTGTTCCTCGCGCAGGACGGCGAGATGATGGACGGCGAAGGCCATGGCGAAGGCGGCCATGATCATCCACGCGGAATCGAAGATGATGGCAAGGCCCAAGAGCAGGGTCGTGTTGCCGACATAGATCGGATTGCGCGACCAGCGGTAGGGCCCCCGCGTGACAAGCCGGTCGGCCGCCCTGTTGGGAAGAATGTTG is part of the Hartmannibacter diazotrophicus genome and encodes:
- a CDS encoding ArsR/SmtB family transcription factor; protein product: MQNDRQTEPPAILCPVVPSDLDRLHDKADEASRLLAVLGQSKRLIVLCRLIDGEMSVGALAEAVGLSQSALSQHLARLRHLGIVATRRDGQTIHYRLVSEDVKRLIAVLQEIYCR
- the trxC gene encoding thioredoxin TrxC, with amino-acid sequence MPVHVVCPTCSTVNRLSEERLQSDWKAAKCPKCGGPLFPAKPVDVSAPVLSRHVERSDLPVVVDFWAAWCGPCKMMAPHFAEAAGQLASKARFLKVNTEEAPELSGSLGIRSIPTMVLFRNGREVARQAGAMGSGQIVRWVMDHAG
- the cydC gene encoding thiol reductant ABC exporter subunit CydC, with product MTALLAILRFSLRQQAKRLIVGALLLLLTLAAGAGLMASAGYLIAGAGLAGLGLIAFNTLVPSSGIRLFALLRPFGRYGERLVTHDATLRLLSALRVSIFRGLMASGAKQRHGLMLNRLSSDVDALDGLTIRIAGPLAAALLATLLAAVALGLLSVTLMLAILAPALLLGLLLPLLLGFRARKDARRRVVALDALRVRLIDLDRGRTELALAGRLGQATSHVIDAADRASETDRRLARQEAGIRFVAGLGGQVSIALAALAGAPLLAQGIIDGPLFGLIVLGAFTAAELGAPIRAAALDLGRMAVAGRRIAPLMLDDDRLADDGVPKMPCPGTTADLDFDAVRFAYAGDRPPVLGGLSLSIPEGRRVAIIGPSGCGKSTVAGLASGLLHPTEGTVRIGGAGLVRPGLAANGLRVGLLSQETRLFSGSIADNLRLGRPDATDGDLMEACQTAGFTPVLARLEAGLASRLGDGGSGLSGGERRRLALARLLVAKPDVFVLDEPTEGLDEESAAMVLAGLDHVTRGATVVLVTHLHREARLADAIWRLGPDGSLEASAARGEATFEALQKGLR
- a CDS encoding methyltransferase family protein, with product MHIDYAVRPNQFPWPPVLLAGAFFCSLFIEAVLPTRTGISGLLGLLLFILGLALDIWAMLTLRRARTNILPNRAADRLVTRGPYRWSRNPIYVGNTTLLLGLAIIFDSAWMIMAAFAMAFAVHHLAVLREEQHLAERFGADWTAYKDRTPRWLGRQRR
- a CDS encoding O-antigen ligase family protein produces the protein MTGAHVARRQIRLPIRPYVIPVTLLFCAEVMSGETVFVLAVAYVAVTSVLRHRFVTPPPLFFPLAMIAGVGFFVTIYDSAFSRDAVKGFYYMIRPVVFLYVGFYLSRTQMRYRTLVNAALIVAGVLSLYYAAGYVLNPEVADAGRYALREALGTGYMVVPIALFLVLSHYKIERDIVLIGALSAVYVGAILLSDSRSAIIVFMTLMIAKYFPKPLFSLGAVLLAVLLYFITTPYIDSFFTTTSLTTMLDKLPSGVAELVPVERYFDKDVNDGWRGYEVYRAFTFVWEHPVLYRIFGTGWHSQVPILWKILLGDELLDAIPVFHSGFSTLLVRAGYFGIFMFVVQIALLGSFFSSTKVENDHAREIQTLGLGIAGSLVVLTPLIGGIYNPGSTSQVFLLFLGYCVGRHQLDIREVPRRKKTYRLFKTGPRRRMPRAGFAGRRVEY
- the cydD gene encoding thiol reductant ABC exporter subunit CydD, encoding MGERKKRPDGSSLHTLGTSSAAIALTLASGILWLPQAGLLAFVIGDSVTAMQPAASLVPMVAAFLLIAVLRSGLDAASHLAAAKTATAAKQRLRARAAERIARFSPMDTTRPKSGELANLISSEIESLDPYLLRYAPARVRMSVLPIVIVVAVFTVSWVAGLLLMVAGPLIPVFMSIIGASAKQRSAAQLTEVGSMTGTLLDRVAGLDTIRLFGASDRMTGDLAATGESIRLRTMSVLRLAFLSSAVLELFSAIGVGLVAVYVGFSLLGWITFGATLAPLTLTSGLFVLLLAPDFFQPLRDFAAAYHDKAAATAAMDRFQNLIERDGARIVGSADAAIEGRAREVGPAIGLTARSVSVVAPQTGRVMLAPVSLDLRPGEHVALMGPSGAGKSTLLAALAGLIETDEGSIAFNGETLSPETAARLRRQTAWIGQSPHVLAASLKANLTLAAPDATPEAIARALDLAACAFADRLPRGLATPVGETGAGLSGGEMRRIAVARAALSSPRLILADEPTASLDAETADWVRRGLLELAAGRTLLVATHDEALARQMDRIVRIEAGVVGLRPVENNDAALVLGQETPA